The sequence GCTCCATTTGGCCCATATTATTTGAGTTAAATTAGGCCAACTCCTCTTGGCCAAAGAGCAGACGGTGAATGGGTTGGCAGTGGCAttattgaaagagagagagagagaccaggtcgGTCATTGGCCAGCCAAGATGCCAACCTTGGCGATTGGCCGGGAGTGGGTCCTCTCAAgggcttccttcctcctctgacTGACCCCCAAAGTAGCCTTTCATATCCACTCTGACTCACTTCAAACTCCAAAGTCCCCAGAAGATAGTTAACCATTTCTTACCTCTTTCCATGCAGCTTCTTCACCAGACGTGGGATTAAATTTTGTGCCAACCCAGATGCCACCTGGGTGAAAAAGGCCATAAAGACCATGGACCAAAGAACCACCACCAAGAGAATGGTCAGCCAAAGTCAAGAGAAGACAACTGGCACCCAGCCATCTACAAATACAGCCATATCTTCAGCCATTTAGTTCTATAATTAACTGCTGAAGAACTCCTTGGAACTCCTGCTCCCTATCAGAGGGAATTGAAACTCTTTGTTTTAATTCTCCTCAGACACAGAGATATGGGAGAAAGGGGTTCTTGGTTTTTTCACTGTTTCACATTTCTAAAGTTCTCACAGAAGCTTctatgaataaatatttattggcaTGCACAGGCACTTTGGTTATTTACGGTAaggtaggaagaaggaaaagagggttgcCCCCTCAACCAACCTTCCAGAAGAGGCAGGGGGGAAACCAAGTGAAGACAAGGACACGGTCTCTGGGAACACTAATGCCTGTTAACCTTGGTCCAGGCCTTGCGAGGAGGCAGTTCTGGACAAACAAATCACTGCCCAGACAGACCACCTCTGACTTCCTGTGCCAACTGGGGCAAATGATTGCCATCTCTGGGCCTTGGTACCATGACCAAGCCAAGTAGAGGGTAGGGTGCAGGCCTCAGCTAGTCAGGGAGGGTGAGGTGACTGTTGAGGTCCAGGATACTACCAGGTTACAGGGTAGGTTGGGGCTCAGGTGAAGAGACCAGGCCGAGAACAATGCGGAAAGAAGAGACGCGAGAAGCTGGGGAGAAGTTCCCTTCTCCCCAGCTTGAGGGGCCTCTGTTCTCCCCAGTTCAAGGAGTTGAGTGGTCTGAAGCTTCTGGAAGACAGGCAAAGGTTTCAGAATGCTTACCGACATCCGGAGCTTAGCCGTCTCATCGACAAGTGTTATTTCTACTGTGTGGTCAGTAGCCACGTTCGTGTGTGCTTTCTCCATGTATTCAACCCCTACTGCGATTGTAATCAGAATCAGCTGGTttcctctttgctctttccatttcacCCACATCGTATCACAGATCATTTCTTGAATGAAAAAAATTTACATATGAGAATAAAGTTTGCAATTgaatgttctgtacatagtaagtgctcaataaatacgattgaataaatggagtTTTTGTCTAATCCTCTAAAAACCAGGCAACAGATCGCATgcgtgcatgcacgcacacacaccctcTTTGTGTGTTACTAGTTGAACATTCACAGTCTACTCACCTGAGGAGACTGGGGTTGTATAAATCTAGCCTTCTCTGACATCAGATGAAAAGGACTAACCTTGTTTCCATTGCttcaggaagagagaaggagaatttAAGCTTAATTCACTCAGGGGAATATAAAGTTATTCGGTAATGTGAAATTTCTGAGGACAGAGTGTTGTGGAGGGGGAGGATCGGGggatatggagaggaagggtgaagggagagggaaggagaaaggcaggaaggaataataataataatggcatttaagtgcttactatgtgcaaagcactgttctaagcactggagaggttacaagatgatcaggttgtcccacgtgggggctcacagtcttcattcccattttacagataaggtaactgaggcccagagaagttgtgacttgcccaaagtcacacagctaattggcggagccgggatttgaacccatgacctctgactccaaagcctgtgctctttcccactgagccatgctgcttctctaaggaaggaaggaagcgggggaaggagggggggagggaaggaaggaaagaaggaaggaaggaaggatggatgaatTGTGAGGCTTAGTCTAACTCATCAAGGCAGGACGCTTGGGAACCCAGACTCAATTaggactcagtaacctcatctgtaaaatgggggtgaaaactgtgaggcccacgtgggacaacctgatcaccctgtaccctccccagcgcttagaacagtgctttgtacatagtaagtgcttaacaaatgccatcattattaataatacttcCAGTAGCAGAAGTTTCAGTGTTCTtttctagtttttttttaatggcatttctttagcggctactatgtgccagacacagtactaagtgttagggtagacacaagctaatcaggttggacacagcccatataccacttggggctcactgtcttcatccccattttacgatgagggaactgagagaaacaGCAGACGcatagctgagccgggattagaacccaggtcttcttacctccaggactgtgctttttccactaggccatgctgcttctctggtcttctGATAAGACctcggcttctctgtgcctccgttacctcatctataaagtgaggattaagactgtgagcccccaaataggacggggactgtgtccaacctgaatattttgtatctacctcagtgcttactatggtgcctggcacctagtaagtgcttaagaaatatcatctaAAAAAGAAAAACGACCTAAGGGTTCCCATTCCAGTCTGACAAGACCCAAGATGGCGACTCTCTGACCTGTGAGCTGCTTGAAGGCTGCTCCCCTTGCAGTTCTCATCCTCCCCTaaactccttttccccttctctcccgacactcacagtgagcacttggccccattgagaagcagcgtagctcagtggaaagagcccgggctttggagtcagaagtcatgggttcaaataccagctctgccaattgtcagcttctctgggcctcagttccctcatctgtaaaatggtgattaagactgtgaaccccccgtgggacaaccggatcactttgtaacctccccagtgcttagaacagtgctttgcacatagtaagcacttaacaaatgccattattattattacccgctaTCTATGTTCAGTTATTTTCCATAGGGGCACATTTCTGGTTGGCATGGCAACAGGCAGTTGAAAATGGACAGTGTCTCTCACaaaattcagtgcctggcccTGAGATCATGGAAAACATCCTCCCTCTCAACCAACTAACAAATGACTTCTACTGATCAAGTCAAAGAGACAATTTTTTTCCTTCTTATGTACTTGTTGATTAATTTTTATGGGCACCTGCATACTGGGTGTACCTGTTATCACCTGGGAGGGTGATAGTGGGTGTACCTGCTCTCCTTTAGGTGGGGACACAGGGTGTACCTGTTGATACCTGGGTGGGtgacagtcaagcaatcaattgcatttactgagtgcttactatgtgcaaagctctgcttgggagagtacaataaaacagaattggtagatgtgttctctgtccacagagaGTTTGGGTGCAcagagagtacagtgctaagtgcttagtacagtgctctgcacatagtaagcgctcaataaatacgattgatgatgacctgccGTTGCGTGGGTGGGGATACTGGGTGTACCTGCTGTTGCTATGGAGGGGACGCTGGGTGTATTTGCTCTTCCTTGGGTGGGTGACATGGGTGTACCTGGTATTGCTTAGGTGGAcaacactgggaagcagcatggtaaagcttgggagtcagaagatcatgggttctaatcttgctcctcctcttgtctgctgcgtggccttggacaagtcatttcatttctctatacctcagtgaccttatctgtaaaatgaggattgagactgtgagccccatgtgggacagggacagtgtccaacccaattagcttgtatccatcccaactcttggtacaatgcctatcccatagtaagcacttaacaaatatcgcaattattattatcattacctgctAGAAACTGATGCTTGTGTCCTCTTCGTTTAGAGACTTGGGGCATCATTGTAGATAGGAGTTATAGTTAATGCAGATTTTACGGGTTAAATGAAAGGGTTTTTGAGATCAAAGGCAGGCCCAAAGATCCTGGATTGGATGAAGCAAAAATCTTGATTTCTCCATGAGCTTTACCTTGACTCCTGGTAGAGAACAATTCTGCTGAAACAAAATTGTTTGGGATTCAATTCTCTTGTCTTATCCATGAAGACCAGTCTCATCCTCTCCATTTGATCCAAATATTTGAAGTGTGCTTTCCTCTACCACTGTGGGAATGGAAGGCTTTATCAATAAATTCTCAGAGACCCAATTCCCTTAGCTTGGGTGGTCAGCAAACAGAGTCGATAGAAGTTAAGAATTCAGAACACTTGCAGGAGCCAAATTTAGCAACAAGATGAGGAAAGCAAGAATTTATGAGGTAGATGACATGCTATTCGTCACAATCCTTCTCTTCCTGATTATGATGTATAACATATCTTCATAGTGATGCATATAACTTATGAGCATAAGCAATATTAACCTTTTTAAAAATACGAAGGCATTTCTTTGCTATGCTTAGCAAAAATAGACatatatagatcatcatcatcaatcatagttattgagcgcttactgtgtgcagagcactgtactaagcgcttgggaagtacaaattggcaacatatagagacactccctacccaatatGTATCATTataacatttgctaagtgctcactatgtgtcaagcactattctaagcgctagggtagaaacaagttaatcgggcagtctctgtcccacatgagcctcacaaacTATCTCTATCTATATTTCTTTAAAACAATAAAGTTTATAGAGCCTTCTGCTTAAATTTAAACCATACACAAGGTCAAAAAGAGGGAGTCGTTAGCAGGTTATTAACCATGTCTTCCCTTTCCATTTGCACCTTCTTTCCCTAGCTCTCTTCTTTCAAGTATCAGCAGCCTTCTGTCAGAACTGTGCTGGGTGAATACACAAACACAGACGccaactcccctcccctccatctttgCTTCTGCCAGCTGCAGTCGCTGTCTAATGaggtgtgtgtaagtgtgtgttgTTGGGGGGAGTGCTGTAGATAGCCCCCAGAAACAGAAGCAGCTGTTTGAGAAAGCCTTGGGGTCTTTATTTGCCACAGAAGTTTGGCTTTCCATTCTACACGGAAGACTACTCACGTTTACCGCCCCCACAAATCTGCTAGATGAAAAagaaacacacacaaaccccTAAAATGCATCCATGAGGAAACCTGCAAGCGGGTGACAAAATCCTGCTCTTCTTCGCCATACATCCCGgactgaaataaataaattacagtttgtaGAGAGGCAGCGGGCTCTGTAAATAGCTGAGTTTGCCAAGTTACCTATAGTAGATACATCCCAGAATAAAACAACAAACCACCACCAACATCTTCTGCGAGTTATACGCTGCCAACATGCCAGCTGGGGACCCTTAGGGGGTGTTGATTAGAAGGGTCTCCAGGGAGACCATGGATCCTTGGGGTTACTATGGTGATTCTTGCAGGTGGACAGCTCCCAAGTGATTATCCTGTGAAATTGCTTGGGTCGTGTGGGAGTCTGGAATCAgtggcagaatcaatcagtcaatcaatcaatggtatttgctgagcacttactatatgcaaagctccgtactaagcgcttgggagagtacaatacaacataattagcagaacacgttccctgcccataacgagcttacagtctagagggagagacagacattaatatgagtaaatcaataatttataatggataatttaaagataggtacacgagtgctgtggggttgggtgtgggaagagtatcaaatgtccaaaagtcacagatccaagcgcatagacagcgtggctcagtggaaagagcccgggctttggagtcagaggccatgggttcaaatcctgtctccaccaattgtcagctgtgtgactttgggcaagtcacttaacttctctgtgcctcagttacctcatctgtaaaatgggttttagactgtgagccccccgtgggacaacctgatcactttgtaacctccccagcgcttagaacagtgctttgcacatagcaagtgcttaataaatgccattattattattattatagataatacCTGAGGGAAAGAGGATGTGGTTTTTGATCCCAGATCATCTCTGGCCCGCTTTCTCCGATTGGAAAACTTTGGCTGTTCTAGCGAGTGTACCGGTCTCTGTACTtagcatttatcacagtgctttgcccacagtaagcactcaatagatacaattgaataaatgaatttgtacctcttgagcatttgatattaaccccacgctcagccccaccacatttatatccacctccatatttttcttaatgtctgtctcctcctctagactttaagcttctcaTAGTCGAGGAatttgtccaccaattctgttgtattgtcctctcccaagcgcttagtacagtgctctgcacacggtaagccctcagtaaacaccattgatggtttGTATTCTTGGCAGTAGTTGTAATGCAGTGTAACCCGGCTGAGGCTTAGCTGGAACCCGCCTTTATCctttgaaatgtaataataataataatggtatttgttaagtgcttactatgtgccaagcactgttctaagcgctgggagggggggatagaaggtaatcaggttgtcccacgtggggctcacagtcttcatccccatctgacagatgaggtaactgaggcccagagaagtgaagtgacatccaaagtcacacacaactgagaagtggcagagcccgggattagaacccacgacctctgactctcaagcccttgccactaagccaggctgcttctctttaacgTGAGAGAGAtacagcaatcatcatcatcatcatcaatcgtatttattgagcgcttactatgtgcagagcactgcactaagcgcctgggaagtacaaattcacttctctgccttcATTTTCTCAGTGATTTAGCCTGCCCCTCtgtcttctggttcccagtcACGTTAAGATTCAAGCGCTGATGAAAGGAAAGGCTGTTCACATGGTACACAGACAGTCGGACacttggatttaaaaaaaaagctcgCTGCTGTTCTGAGATttacagccccattttacaggttgcaACGGCTTGAGGAAAACCGATATAAACTATATTTTAGGATTAGGAAAGTGTCCAGGAAGAAATGGCAATTTGACGGCGGAAGGCAGGCCACTACGgtacggcaatcaatcaattgatcaatagcgGGCAACAAGATTCTCTCTCCCAGACTCTCGTACCCTTGGCGATGTCGTCTTGaaattccagtgtttagtacagtgctcggcacataactggaaaaacgaataccacaattaccattacccCAAgcgctaggtaataataataataataataataataatcatgagggcatttgttaagcacttattatgtgcaaagcactgttctaagcgctgggagggatacaaggtgatcaggttgtcccacgtgaggctcacaatcttaatccccattttacagatgaggtaactaagactcagagaagttaagtgatttacccaaggccacacagcagacatgtggcagagtcgggattcgaacccatgacccatgactcccaagcccgggctctttccactgagccacgctgcttctcaggtacagttctctgcataaagcactcaataaataccatttggtgATTGAAATAGGGTGGGGGCAGAACCCAGGAATTCCAACTCCCAGATTTCCAAAACACCAGATATTAGCACTAAGAACCTTTCCCTTTCATCCCCCCCTTTAGTACCTGTTGCTCACTTTGCCCCCAAAGCATCTATCACACCGCCAACCCCTCCCACACAACTTCCTTATGGCCTGAAaagccctctccctccatatctgacagatgatcactttccccaccttcaaagccttactaaaatccttgtgtgcagggaatgcacctaccaaACTCTcttgaatcatactctcccaaggcttaatacagtgctctgcccatagtaagtgcttaattaatatgacagattgatagaatcacatctcctctaagaggccttctctgattaagccctcatttcctctactccccctcctttCCGTCTATACATTTGGCTCCGTATCCTTGGAGTACTTGATatttacccttccctcagccacttagcatttattacatatttgtaatttataataataataatggcatttgttaagcccttactatgtgcaaagcactgttctaagcgctggagggatacaaggtgatcaggatgtcccacgtggggctcacggtcttaatccccattttacagatgaggtaactgaggcacagagaagttaagtagcttgcccaaagtcacacagctggcaagtggcagagctgggattagaacccacgacctctgactcccaagccacgctgcttctcatatctattTCTCATATctcatatttatctatttatattagtgtctgtctcccactctaaactgtaagcttcctaTGGGCAGGTAAATTGTCTTCCAactcgttgtattgtactctcctaagtgcttaatacagtgctctgcacacagtaagtgctcaattaatatactcaataaatacgattgaatgaatgaatgtgattgttGAGATGGCAAAATTTCTCATTCCTTATCAATCCCCTCCTTCTCACCATGACCCATCCCTACCCCACCCAGAAAACCTTCAGCCACTAggacacctagaacagtgctttgcacatagtaagtgcttaataaatgccattattattattattattattattattattattattattagagaggctcTGAAGCCTCAAGCATGATTCAGCTGACACATGATTAAAGCTCTCCCTGAGATCACAAAGGATTTACTCTGCTTATTcaaccttccttcctccccacataactcgactgtaaagtccttgtgggcagagaatttatctgtttattgttatatcgtactctcccaagcgcttagaacagtgctctgcacacagtaagtgctcaataaataatgatgacatttgttaagcacttactatgtgcaaagtgataaagggactatctctagactgtaaactcctctctggactgtcaactgttatgggcagggaacatgaccgcacaaagtaaatgcttaacaaataccattatcattattatcattattattattattaccaagcgcttggggtaatagtaattgtggtattcgtttttccagttatatgccgagcactgtactaaacactggaatttCAAGACGACATCGCCAAGGGTACGAGAGTCTGGGAGAGAGAATCTTGTTGCCCGctgttgatcaattgactgattgctgtaCTGTAGTGGCCTGCCTTCTGCCATCAAAGGCCATTTCTTCCTGGACATTTTCCTAATCCTAAAATATAGTTTAGAtcggtttgtacatatttattactctatttattttacttctacatatctattctattttattttgttaatatgtttggttttgttctctgtctcccccttctagactgtgagcccactgttgggtagggactgtctctatatgttgccaacttgtacttcccaagcgcttagtacagtgctcagcacacagtaagcgctcaataaatatgactgattgattgattgattaatgtctgtcttcccttctagactgtaagctcattgtaggcagggaacgtgtctaacaactctctaggtactgtattctcccaagcacttagtatctatAGTAAGTCATAtagtagtctctatatgttgccatcttggacttcccaagcgcttagtacggtgctctgcacacagtaagcgctcaataaatacgactgattgattgattagtacagtgctctgcccaaagtaagcgctcaataaatacaatcgattgattctgCTGAGGTCTGAAaagtggtctctatatgttgccaacttggacttcccaagcgcttagtacggtgctctgcacacagtaagcgctcaataaataggattgattgattgattgattagtacagtgctccacacaaagtaagcgctcaataaatacgatcgattgattctgctGAGGTCTGAAAagtgatctctatatgttgccaacttggacttcccaagcgcttagtacagtgctctgcacacagtaagcgctcaataaatacgattgattgattagtacagtgctctgcacaa comes from Tachyglossus aculeatus isolate mTacAcu1 chromosome 16, mTacAcu1.pri, whole genome shotgun sequence and encodes:
- the LOC119938537 gene encoding lymphotactin-like produces the protein MKLLILVAFCLCALGTYVADGVGSEVMTKQICVSLTNQPVKINALKKYTIQEGPMKAVIFFTRRGIKFCANPDATWVKKAIKTMDQRTTTKRMVSQSQEKTTGTQPSTNTAISSAI